From a region of the Streptomyces venezuelae genome:
- a CDS encoding phytoene desaturase family protein has translation MPSILDVVVVGAGPNGLTAAVELARRGFSVAVFEAAGTVGGGARTEELTLPGFRHDPCSAVHPLGAGSPVFATMPLKRYGLEWLHAPLPMAHPFDDGTAAVLSRSVAETAASFGPRDAGAYRRLVGPFLGKWDTLARDFMSLPNTALPRDPLTLARFGLAGLPPSTWLLSRFRDERARSLFAGLVAHVIAPLGGIATSAVGLVFALAAHANGWPMPRGGSQSVSDALAGYLRDLGGTIHTGFEVKRLDDLPPARTYVFDTSPTALARIARLGRAYDGYRYGASVFKLDYALDGPVPWTAEAPRRAGTVQIGPRTRDIDAALQLASGGRAPRVPFLITSQPSLVDPGRAPEGKHVFWAYGHVPAGWDGDLTEAVESQLERFAPGFRDLVLARATAGPPQLAARNPNYVGGDIACGAASGLQLLLRPKLSLTPYTTAHPAVFLCSSATPPGPGVHGMSGHNAAKAVWRHLRKGSR, from the coding sequence GTGCCGTCGATTCTCGATGTGGTCGTGGTGGGGGCGGGGCCGAACGGGCTGACCGCTGCCGTCGAACTGGCCCGGCGCGGCTTCTCGGTGGCCGTTTTCGAAGCCGCCGGCACGGTCGGCGGCGGCGCCCGGACCGAGGAGCTCACCCTTCCCGGCTTCCGGCACGACCCCTGCTCGGCGGTGCACCCGCTCGGCGCCGGCTCGCCGGTCTTCGCCACGATGCCGCTGAAGCGGTACGGACTGGAGTGGCTGCACGCCCCGCTGCCCATGGCGCACCCCTTCGACGACGGCACGGCAGCGGTCCTGTCCCGCTCGGTCGCGGAGACGGCGGCGTCCTTCGGGCCGCGCGACGCGGGCGCCTACCGGCGCCTGGTCGGCCCGTTCCTCGGCAAATGGGACACCCTGGCCCGGGACTTCATGTCCCTGCCGAACACCGCGCTGCCCCGGGACCCGCTCACACTCGCCCGCTTCGGACTCGCCGGACTGCCTCCCTCCACCTGGCTCCTCAGCCGCTTCCGCGACGAACGGGCCCGCTCGCTCTTCGCGGGCCTCGTGGCCCACGTCATCGCACCGCTCGGCGGGATCGCCACCAGTGCCGTCGGCCTGGTCTTCGCCCTGGCCGCGCACGCGAACGGCTGGCCGATGCCGCGCGGCGGCTCGCAGTCCGTGTCCGACGCCCTCGCCGGATACCTGCGCGACCTGGGCGGGACCATCCACACCGGCTTCGAGGTCAAGCGGCTCGACGACCTCCCGCCCGCCCGCACCTACGTCTTCGACACCTCGCCGACCGCGCTGGCCCGGATCGCCCGCCTGGGGCGCGCGTACGACGGCTACCGGTACGGCGCCTCCGTGTTCAAGCTCGACTACGCGCTGGACGGACCGGTCCCGTGGACGGCCGAGGCGCCGCGCCGCGCCGGCACCGTCCAGATCGGCCCGCGCACCCGCGACATCGACGCCGCCCTGCAGCTCGCCTCCGGCGGCCGGGCCCCGCGCGTCCCCTTCCTCATCACCTCGCAGCCCAGCCTCGTCGACCCCGGCCGGGCGCCCGAGGGCAAGCACGTCTTCTGGGCGTACGGACACGTCCCCGCGGGCTGGGACGGCGATCTCACCGAGGCCGTCGAGTCCCAACTGGAGCGCTTCGCCCCGGGCTTCCGCGACCTGGTGCTGGCCCGCGCCACGGCCGGTCCGCCCCAGCTCGCCGCCCGCAACCCCAACTACGTCGGCGGGGACATCGCCTGCGGGGCCGCCTCCGGCCTGCAGCTCCTGCTGCGCCCCAAGCTCTCCCTCACCCCGTACACGACGGCCCACCCGGCTGTCTTCCTCTGCTCCTCGGCCACCCCGCCGGGCCCGGGTGTGCACGGCATGTCCGGGCACAACGCCGCGAAGGCGGTCTGGCGGCACCTGCGAAAGGGCTCCCGATGA
- a CDS encoding O-acetyl-ADP-ribose deacetylase, translated as MTRITLVLGDITAEKADAIVNAANSSLLGGGGVDGAIHRRGGPEILAACEDLRRSHYGKGLATGRAVATTAGRLAAGHVIHTVGPVWSREEDRSELLASCYRESLRIADELGARTVAFPAISTGIYGWPMDDGARIAVETVRRARTEVQEVRFVLFDASAYEAFETAVAAAS; from the coding sequence ATGACCCGTATCACCCTGGTTCTCGGCGACATCACCGCGGAGAAGGCCGACGCCATCGTCAACGCGGCGAACTCCTCGCTGCTCGGCGGCGGCGGGGTCGACGGCGCCATCCACCGGCGCGGCGGGCCGGAGATCCTCGCGGCCTGCGAGGACCTGCGGCGCTCGCACTACGGCAAGGGGCTGGCGACGGGCCGGGCCGTGGCCACCACGGCCGGGCGGCTCGCCGCCGGGCACGTCATCCACACCGTGGGCCCGGTCTGGTCGCGTGAGGAGGACCGGTCGGAGCTGCTGGCCTCCTGCTACCGCGAGTCGTTGCGGATCGCCGACGAGCTCGGTGCCCGTACGGTCGCGTTCCCGGCCATCTCCACCGGCATCTACGGCTGGCCGATGGACGACGGGGCACGGATCGCGGTGGAGACGGTGCGCCGCGCCCGCACCGAGGTGCAGGAGGTGCGGTTCGTGCTCTTCGACGCGTCCGCCTACGAGGCCTTCGAGACGGCGGTGGCGGCCGCCTCCTGA
- a CDS encoding Lrp/AsnC family transcriptional regulator yields the protein MDAVDLQIIRELQADGRLSNQDLADRVRLSPSPCLRRVRRLEEAGLIRGYTAMVDQVAFGLPVTVFVRIRLERHTAEAVRLFEEHVAVIEHIQDCYLMAGSSDYLLRVVIEDLEAYESLVRHRIHAIPGIASIESSFAFGSVKQSRTYPRPASGASRRPPR from the coding sequence ATGGACGCAGTGGATCTGCAGATCATCAGGGAATTGCAGGCCGACGGGCGCCTGTCCAACCAGGACCTCGCCGACCGCGTCCGGCTGTCCCCGTCGCCCTGCCTGCGCCGGGTGCGGCGGCTGGAGGAGGCGGGTCTGATCCGCGGCTACACGGCCATGGTCGACCAGGTCGCCTTCGGACTCCCGGTCACCGTCTTCGTCCGGATCCGCCTCGAACGCCACACGGCGGAGGCGGTGCGCCTGTTCGAGGAGCACGTCGCGGTCATCGAGCACATCCAGGACTGCTACCTGATGGCGGGCAGCAGCGACTACCTGCTCCGGGTCGTCATCGAGGACCTCGAAGCCTACGAGTCCCTGGTGCGCCACAGGATCCACGCCATCCCCGGGATCGCCTCGATCGAATCGAGCTTCGCGTTCGGCAGCGTCAAGCAGTCCCGGACCTACCCGCGGCCCGCCTCGGGCGCCTCGCGGCGCCCGCCGCGCTGA
- a CDS encoding DMT family transporter → MVATNTTRATLPPDAAGPRAGHPGRRGLSPQAEGMLALLVTVSIWAAFALSARALSGSSLLPADAALLRFGVPLVVLFPALWRRRRAIAAVRPGPAVKIICGAGVPFFLAAMHGGALTSAAFVGSIVPGMVPLFVSAIMIRRGHGAPRGTQAAGLALIAAGVAALVWRYVVPVDTDVLAGAGTLLVASGLWALYTVGLREVDLDPVGSIGLLCLPSFAVIGALVLTGVLPTGIAHAAGGDIALFLVVQGLGVGLCAGLLYALAIRRLGAERSSVVGSLSPVAVVLLAIPLLGETPTPAVLVGVPLITAGVVLANRRPRPKVPADA, encoded by the coding sequence TTGGTCGCGACGAACACCACCCGGGCGACCCTGCCTCCCGATGCGGCGGGCCCGCGGGCCGGACACCCCGGCCGGCGCGGGCTCTCCCCACAGGCCGAGGGCATGCTGGCGCTGCTGGTCACCGTGTCGATCTGGGCGGCCTTCGCCCTGAGCGCGCGGGCCCTGAGCGGTTCCTCCCTGCTGCCCGCCGACGCGGCCCTGCTGCGCTTCGGCGTCCCCCTCGTCGTCCTGTTCCCCGCCCTGTGGCGGCGCCGGCGTGCCATCGCCGCGGTGCGGCCGGGCCCCGCCGTGAAGATCATCTGCGGTGCGGGGGTGCCGTTCTTCCTGGCCGCGATGCACGGCGGCGCGCTGACCTCCGCCGCCTTCGTCGGCTCCATCGTCCCCGGCATGGTCCCGCTGTTCGTCTCCGCGATCATGATCCGCCGTGGTCACGGCGCTCCCCGGGGGACACAGGCCGCCGGGCTCGCCCTGATCGCGGCCGGTGTGGCGGCCCTCGTCTGGCGCTACGTCGTCCCCGTCGACACCGACGTGCTCGCCGGCGCCGGCACGCTCCTGGTGGCCAGTGGTCTCTGGGCCCTCTACACCGTGGGGCTGCGCGAGGTGGACCTCGACCCGGTCGGGTCGATCGGACTGCTGTGCCTGCCCTCCTTCGCCGTGATCGGCGCCCTGGTGCTGACCGGCGTGCTCCCCACCGGCATCGCGCACGCCGCGGGCGGCGACATCGCCCTGTTCCTCGTCGTGCAGGGACTCGGCGTCGGCCTGTGCGCCGGCCTGCTGTACGCCCTCGCCATCCGCCGCCTCGGCGCCGAGCGCAGCTCCGTCGTCGGCAGCCTCAGCCCCGTCGCCGTCGTCCTGCTCGCCATCCCGCTGCTCGGCGAGACGCCGACCCCCGCCGTGCTCGTCGGCGTCCCCCTCATCACCGCCGGCGTCGTCCTCGCCAACCGCCGCCCACGACCCAAGGTTCCCGCAGATGCTTGA
- a CDS encoding aromatic amino acid transaminase: MLELLPTPPTDPLWDLTYEFGSDERPERLNLVLGVYRDQSGTTPVMAAVREAEIRLAERSDSKEYRGLSGNAAFNRSLLELVLGPAGPADRAAAVQTVAGSGALRLLADLICRTRPGATVWISDPAYVNHRPILEAAGLRVRTYGWRDADGGFDTAGVLRELQDAQRDDVVLLQGCAHNPTGVDPMLDDWEALAESAARRGWVPFVDLAYHGLGDGLEADLLPTRMLAARVPEMLIAVSCSKNFGLYSDRVGCAIVLGASGQAVRHAETALQNAARTLYSMPPEHGAAVVTTILEDEGLRSAWRAELEVMRGRIEDNRADLIAHLSALGCADQARTLARQKGMFSMLPLSAQQMLRLRRQYAVYGTTSGRINIAGIPAHRIPCLARGIAGVLDTPGAPRTTATLPRQQSGPAAALQA; the protein is encoded by the coding sequence ATGCTTGAGCTCCTCCCCACCCCGCCCACCGACCCGCTGTGGGACCTGACCTACGAGTTCGGCAGTGACGAGCGGCCCGAACGCCTCAACCTCGTCCTCGGCGTCTACCGGGACCAGAGCGGCACCACACCCGTCATGGCCGCCGTGCGCGAGGCCGAGATCCGGCTGGCGGAGCGCTCCGACTCCAAGGAGTACCGCGGGCTCTCCGGCAACGCCGCCTTCAACCGCTCCCTGCTGGAGCTGGTCCTGGGCCCGGCCGGGCCGGCCGACCGGGCCGCGGCCGTCCAGACCGTCGCGGGCTCCGGCGCGCTGAGGCTGCTGGCCGACCTGATCTGCCGGACCCGCCCCGGCGCCACGGTCTGGATCAGTGACCCGGCCTACGTCAACCACCGGCCCATCCTGGAGGCCGCCGGGCTGCGCGTGCGCACGTACGGCTGGCGCGACGCCGACGGGGGCTTCGACACGGCCGGTGTGCTGCGGGAACTGCAGGACGCGCAGCGCGACGACGTGGTCCTGCTCCAGGGCTGCGCCCACAACCCCACCGGCGTCGACCCGATGCTGGACGACTGGGAGGCGCTCGCCGAGTCGGCCGCCCGCCGCGGCTGGGTGCCCTTCGTCGACCTCGCCTACCACGGGCTCGGCGACGGCCTGGAGGCCGACCTGCTGCCCACGCGGATGCTGGCGGCACGGGTCCCGGAGATGCTGATCGCCGTCAGCTGCTCGAAGAACTTCGGCCTCTACAGCGACCGCGTCGGCTGCGCCATCGTGCTCGGCGCCTCGGGCCAGGCCGTCCGGCACGCCGAGACCGCCCTGCAGAACGCCGCCCGGACGCTCTACTCGATGCCGCCCGAGCACGGCGCGGCCGTGGTGACCACGATCCTGGAGGACGAGGGGCTGCGGTCCGCCTGGCGGGCGGAGCTGGAGGTCATGCGCGGCCGGATCGAGGACAACCGGGCCGACCTGATCGCCCACCTGAGCGCGCTCGGCTGCGCGGACCAGGCGCGGACGCTCGCCCGCCAGAAGGGCATGTTCTCGATGCTGCCGCTGTCCGCCCAGCAGATGCTCCGGCTGCGCAGGCAGTACGCCGTCTACGGCACGACCTCGGGGCGGATCAACATCGCGGGCATCCCCGCGCACCGGATCCCGTGTCTCGCCCGGGGCATCGCGGGGGTCCTGGACACTCCGGGCGCACCCCGCACGACGGCGACGCTCCCGCGGCAGCAGTCCGGACCGGCCGCCGCCCTGCAGGCGTAA
- a CDS encoding SpoIIE family protein phosphatase, protein MDTYQATSEVPDPPAAAVGYAGVLRELLPIALWREDADGRVVEWSLAAQDLLGHRPEDIIGLPGSAVLVPEANRELADQLTRRVQSGETVVGTLPVRHRDGHRVPMEMWIVPAADPQGRTGAMLIAVETSEVLHMRDSLAALQSLFTQSPIGLATLGTDLRFLRVNDALARMNGVSAAEHLGKRLTEVVPGVNAAALEATMQQVLDRGTAVVDVRRTGRTPSDPEHDRTWSCSYAPLLDGSGRALGVIASLIDITEGQQAQADAERARHRFALLAEAGTRIGTTLDLHQTAQEIVDVLVPQLADSADVQLLEAVLLPDEGPVHTASARGVLRRLAAHFPDPTAPTAKLAPGQTFQIPMGTTYEQVIAEGRPMNLYLADIPALITSPRAGALRGYLATLGSARLVPLVARGTVLGAVAVTRTRAREPFDEQDCVLVDELVARAALNIDNARMYTLQRQAALTLQRSLTNNALPEVPGLELTGRYLPASDHDVGGDWYDVIPLPGGRTGLVIGDVMGHGIHAAAVMGQLRTAVRTLARHEVSPAQLLRSLDAVVADLGEDEMATCVYAVHDAESGACVIARAGHPPPAVVTPDGAVTFLDGPPGTPLGTGGHDFRTEEVRLPPGSLLALYTDGLIEARDRDLDQGMAELAGALRGVEQPLEELCDGILRLLLPCAQQDDVAVLLARTRPV, encoded by the coding sequence GTGGACACTTACCAGGCGACGAGCGAGGTACCGGACCCGCCGGCGGCGGCCGTCGGGTACGCGGGCGTACTCCGCGAGCTGCTGCCGATCGCCCTGTGGCGGGAGGACGCCGACGGACGCGTCGTGGAGTGGTCGCTCGCCGCCCAGGACCTGCTCGGGCACCGGCCCGAGGACATCATCGGCCTCCCCGGCAGCGCCGTGCTCGTCCCCGAGGCCAACCGCGAGCTCGCCGACCAGCTGACCCGGCGCGTCCAGTCCGGCGAGACCGTCGTCGGCACCCTCCCCGTGCGCCACCGCGACGGCCACCGCGTCCCGATGGAGATGTGGATCGTCCCCGCGGCCGACCCGCAGGGCCGGACGGGCGCCATGCTCATCGCCGTGGAGACCTCCGAGGTGCTCCACATGCGGGACTCCCTCGCCGCCCTCCAGAGCCTGTTCACCCAGTCGCCCATAGGCCTCGCCACCCTCGGCACCGACCTGCGGTTCCTGCGCGTCAACGACGCCCTCGCCCGGATGAACGGCGTCTCCGCCGCCGAGCACCTCGGCAAGCGGCTCACCGAGGTCGTCCCCGGGGTCAACGCCGCCGCGCTGGAGGCCACGATGCAGCAGGTCCTCGACCGGGGCACCGCAGTCGTCGACGTCCGCCGCACCGGGCGGACCCCCTCCGACCCGGAGCACGACCGGACCTGGTCCTGCTCCTACGCCCCGCTGCTGGACGGTTCCGGCCGCGCCCTCGGCGTCATCGCCTCGCTCATCGACATCACCGAGGGCCAGCAGGCCCAGGCCGACGCCGAACGGGCACGGCACCGGTTCGCCCTCCTGGCCGAGGCGGGCACCCGGATCGGCACCACGCTGGACCTCCACCAGACCGCCCAGGAGATCGTGGACGTACTGGTGCCGCAGCTCGCGGACTCGGCCGACGTACAGCTGCTCGAAGCGGTCCTGCTCCCCGACGAGGGCCCGGTGCACACGGCCTCCGCACGCGGTGTCCTGCGCCGCCTGGCCGCCCACTTCCCCGACCCGACCGCCCCCACCGCGAAACTCGCCCCCGGCCAGACCTTCCAGATCCCCATGGGCACCACCTACGAACAGGTCATCGCCGAGGGACGGCCCATGAACCTCTACCTCGCCGACATCCCCGCACTGATCACCTCCCCGCGCGCCGGGGCACTGCGCGGCTACCTCGCCACCCTGGGCTCGGCCCGCCTCGTCCCGCTGGTAGCCCGCGGCACCGTGCTCGGCGCGGTCGCGGTGACCCGCACGCGCGCACGCGAACCCTTCGACGAGCAGGACTGCGTCCTCGTCGACGAGCTGGTGGCCCGAGCGGCCCTCAACATCGACAACGCCCGCATGTACACCCTCCAGCGCCAGGCGGCCCTGACCCTCCAGCGCAGCCTCACCAACAACGCCCTGCCCGAGGTCCCGGGCCTCGAACTCACCGGGCGCTACCTGCCCGCCAGCGACCACGACGTCGGCGGGGACTGGTACGACGTCATCCCGCTGCCCGGCGGCCGGACCGGGCTGGTCATCGGGGACGTCATGGGCCACGGGATCCACGCGGCCGCCGTCATGGGACAGCTGCGCACGGCGGTACGCACCCTCGCGAGGCACGAGGTGTCCCCGGCGCAGCTGCTCCGCTCGCTCGACGCCGTCGTGGCCGACCTGGGCGAGGACGAGATGGCCACCTGCGTGTACGCCGTGCACGACGCGGAGTCCGGCGCCTGCGTGATCGCCCGGGCCGGCCACCCGCCGCCCGCCGTGGTCACCCCCGACGGGGCCGTCACCTTCCTCGACGGCCCGCCCGGGACCCCGCTGGGCACCGGCGGGCACGACTTCCGCACCGAGGAGGTACGGCTGCCGCCGGGGAGCCTGCTCGCCCTCTACACCGACGGCCTCATCGAGGCCCGGGACCGGGACCTCGACCAGGGCATGGCCGAGCTGGCCGGGGCCCTGCGCGGGGTGGAGCAGCCCCTGGAGGAACTGTGCGACGGGATCCTGCGGCTGCTGCTGCCGTGCGCCCAGCAGGACGACGTCGCGGTGCTGCTGGCCCGCACCCGGCCGGTGTGA
- a CDS encoding SpoIIE family protein phosphatase, whose translation MTGRFGRQPTGWGSRLSARLARWAHSVAGQVFALQAMIVLLLIAAAAAALLFQARYDSERDARHRSLAAAEAFAHAPGIASALVAADPTAVLQPLAEEARRGSGVDFIAVMNTDGIRYTDSRPELIGRRATGDLSRALAGHAFTETFRGQPSDAVRAIVPIRNAEGAVIGLVGTGIEVENVSQVVEGQLPLLLGAAAGALLLGTGGAALVSGRLRRQTRGLGAAEMTRINEHHEAVLHAVREGVVIVDADQRLVLANDEARRLLGLPPDPENRHVTDLGLDPRTAELLASGEVVTDHVHLAGDRLLAVNVRPTAQYKGMSTGSVVTLRDSTELAALSGRAEVARGRLQLLYDAGVRIGTTLDVVRTAEELSEVAVPRFADFVTVELLEPVLHGDEPSLATGIYTEMRRAAITGVRADSPLQPVGDIIRFVVPTAPMAAALDAGHAVLAADLNAAMGWRAQDSQGTRVALEYGLHSLISVPLQARGVVLGMANFWRAADTPEAFDEEDRSFAAELGARAAVSIDNARRFTREHEMAVTLQRSLLPRVLPAQNAVDVAFRYLPAKAGVGGDWFDVIPLPGGRVALVVGDVVGHGVHAAATMGRLRTAVHNFSTLDLPPDELLGHLDELINRIDQNLTGTVPAGGGGVDAAAGYGPAGNASDGTAEPAAVTGATCLYAVYDPVSGRCLMASAGHPGPALVRPGGHVEFLELPAGLPLGVGGMPFEAAEFMLPEGSRLVLFTDGLVEDRARDFDAGLHLLGEVLARPGRSPDQACSDVLAAMLFPVPGDDIALLVADTRMLEADRIAEWEVPGEASAVSRVRNAGAAQLAAWGLEEISFTTELILSELITNAIRYGSAPVRVRLLRDRSLVCEVSDGSSTSPHLRYAATTDEGGRGLFLVAQYADRWGTRYTERGKVIWAELPLTGGPEPQAADPLDLDALEDLAW comes from the coding sequence ATGACCGGACGTTTTGGTCGCCAGCCGACCGGGTGGGGCTCGCGGCTGTCCGCGCGCCTGGCCCGGTGGGCGCACAGCGTCGCCGGTCAGGTCTTCGCCCTCCAGGCGATGATCGTGCTGCTGCTGATCGCCGCCGCCGCGGCGGCCCTGCTGTTCCAGGCCCGGTACGACAGCGAGCGCGACGCCCGTCACCGCTCGCTCGCGGCGGCCGAGGCCTTCGCGCACGCCCCCGGCATCGCGTCCGCGCTGGTCGCGGCGGATCCGACCGCCGTGCTCCAGCCGCTGGCCGAGGAGGCCCGCCGGGGCTCGGGTGTGGACTTCATCGCCGTCATGAACACCGACGGGATCCGCTACACCGACTCGCGGCCCGAGCTGATCGGCCGGCGGGCCACGGGCGACCTCAGCCGCGCCCTCGCCGGGCACGCCTTCACGGAGACGTTCCGGGGCCAGCCGAGCGACGCCGTCCGGGCCATCGTCCCGATACGGAACGCCGAGGGCGCCGTCATCGGTCTGGTGGGCACCGGCATAGAAGTCGAGAACGTCTCGCAGGTCGTCGAGGGCCAGCTCCCGCTGCTGCTCGGTGCGGCCGCCGGCGCCCTGCTGCTCGGCACCGGCGGCGCCGCCCTGGTCAGCGGCCGGCTGCGGCGCCAGACCCGGGGCCTGGGCGCCGCCGAGATGACCCGCATCAACGAGCACCACGAGGCCGTCCTGCACGCCGTCCGCGAGGGCGTGGTCATCGTCGACGCCGACCAGCGGCTCGTCCTCGCCAACGACGAGGCGCGCCGTCTGCTCGGCCTGCCGCCCGACCCCGAGAACCGTCACGTCACCGACCTCGGCCTGGACCCGCGCACCGCCGAACTGCTCGCCTCCGGCGAGGTCGTGACGGACCACGTGCATCTGGCGGGCGACCGGCTGCTGGCCGTCAACGTACGGCCCACCGCGCAGTACAAGGGCATGTCCACGGGCAGCGTCGTGACGCTGCGCGACTCCACCGAGCTCGCCGCGCTCTCGGGCCGGGCCGAGGTGGCCCGTGGCCGGCTCCAGCTCCTCTACGACGCCGGGGTGCGGATCGGTACGACCCTCGACGTGGTGCGGACCGCCGAGGAACTGTCGGAGGTGGCCGTCCCCCGGTTCGCGGACTTCGTCACGGTGGAGCTTCTGGAGCCGGTGCTGCACGGCGACGAGCCCTCCCTGGCCACCGGGATCTACACCGAGATGCGCCGGGCCGCGATCACCGGCGTGCGGGCCGACTCGCCGCTCCAGCCGGTCGGCGACATCATCCGGTTCGTCGTGCCGACGGCGCCGATGGCGGCGGCCCTGGACGCCGGGCACGCGGTGCTCGCGGCCGACCTGAACGCGGCCATGGGCTGGCGGGCCCAGGACTCCCAGGGCACCCGGGTGGCCCTTGAGTACGGGCTGCACTCGCTGATCTCCGTACCGCTGCAGGCCCGGGGCGTGGTCCTGGGCATGGCCAACTTCTGGCGGGCCGCCGACACCCCGGAGGCCTTCGACGAGGAGGACCGGTCCTTCGCCGCCGAACTGGGGGCGCGCGCGGCCGTCTCCATCGACAACGCCCGCCGCTTCACCCGTGAGCACGAGATGGCCGTGACGCTCCAGCGCAGCCTCCTGCCCCGGGTGCTGCCCGCCCAGAACGCCGTGGACGTGGCCTTCCGCTACCTGCCCGCGAAGGCGGGGGTGGGCGGGGACTGGTTCGACGTGATCCCGCTGCCCGGCGGCCGGGTGGCGCTGGTCGTCGGCGACGTCGTGGGGCACGGGGTGCACGCCGCGGCCACCATGGGGCGGCTGCGGACCGCGGTGCACAACTTCTCCACCCTGGACCTGCCCCCCGACGAGCTGCTCGGGCACCTGGACGAGCTGATCAACCGGATCGACCAGAACCTGACCGGGACCGTCCCCGCGGGCGGGGGTGGCGTCGACGCGGCGGCCGGGTACGGGCCGGCCGGGAACGCGTCGGACGGAACCGCCGAGCCGGCCGCGGTCACCGGTGCCACCTGCCTCTACGCGGTCTACGACCCGGTCTCCGGGCGGTGTCTGATGGCCAGTGCCGGCCATCCCGGGCCCGCGCTGGTCCGTCCCGGAGGGCACGTCGAGTTCCTGGAGCTGCCGGCCGGGCTGCCCCTGGGCGTGGGCGGCATGCCCTTCGAGGCCGCGGAGTTCATGCTCCCCGAGGGGAGCCGGCTGGTGCTGTTCACGGACGGCCTGGTGGAGGACCGGGCCCGGGACTTCGACGCCGGACTGCATCTGCTGGGCGAGGTGCTGGCGCGGCCCGGCCGCAGCCCCGACCAGGCCTGCTCGGACGTGCTCGCCGCAATGCTGTTCCCGGTGCCGGGTGACGACATCGCCCTGCTGGTCGCCGACACCCGGATGCTGGAGGCCGACCGGATCGCCGAGTGGGAGGTGCCGGGTGAGGCCTCGGCCGTCTCGCGCGTGCGCAACGCGGGCGCGGCGCAGCTCGCCGCGTGGGGGCTGGAGGAGATCTCGTTCACGACCGAACTGATCCTCAGCGAGCTGATCACCAACGCCATCCGGTACGGGAGCGCGCCCGTACGGGTGCGGCTGCTGCGTGACCGCAGCCTGGTCTGCGAGGTCTCCGACGGCAGCAGCACCTCACCGCACCTGCGGTACGCGGCGACCACCGACGAGGGTGGCCGCGGGCTGTTCCTCGTCGCCCAGTACGCCGATCGGTGGGGTACCCGTTACACGGAGCGCGGCAAGGTCATCTGGGCCGAGCTGCCGCTGACCGGGGGCCCGGAGCCGCAGGCGGCGGACCCGCTGGACCTGGACGCGCTGGAGGACCTGGCCTGGTGA
- a CDS encoding GlxA family transcriptional regulator, whose protein sequence is MRRVAIVVQPGIRSFDLAVITEVWGPDRSHAGVPGFELRRCALEPGAIPLPGGLTLSPDRGLDWLATADLVVVPALAEPADPTPAPVLAALREAHGRGVPVAALCAGAFILAEAGLLEGRRAVTHWWLAPQLAARYPGIVVEEAPLYVEDGGLWTSAGVASGIDLCLHLVREAHGAEAAAAIARSMVTGPFRTGDHAQYLDRPVPAADRTAEALAAVRARALRSLHEPLSVATMAGWAGMSPRSFARHFAAATGTTPHRWLLGHRLDAARKLLERTDHPVPEVARRAGFASEVTFRQHFTAYVGQGPRAYRAASRAPAVAPNTPDSVRKGS, encoded by the coding sequence ATGCGCCGTGTCGCGATCGTCGTCCAGCCCGGTATCCGCAGCTTCGACCTCGCCGTCATCACCGAGGTCTGGGGCCCCGACCGCAGCCACGCCGGGGTACCGGGCTTCGAGCTGCGCCGGTGCGCCCTGGAGCCCGGTGCGATCCCCCTGCCCGGCGGGCTGACCCTGTCCCCCGACCGGGGTCTGGACTGGCTGGCCACCGCCGACCTGGTCGTCGTGCCGGCGCTGGCCGAGCCGGCCGATCCGACGCCCGCGCCGGTCCTCGCCGCGCTGCGCGAGGCGCACGGCCGGGGCGTTCCGGTCGCCGCCCTGTGCGCCGGGGCGTTCATCCTGGCGGAGGCCGGTCTGCTGGAGGGCCGGCGCGCGGTCACCCACTGGTGGCTGGCCCCGCAGCTCGCCGCCCGCTATCCGGGGATCGTGGTCGAGGAGGCCCCGCTCTACGTCGAGGACGGCGGCTTGTGGACCTCCGCCGGGGTGGCCTCCGGGATCGACCTCTGCCTGCACCTCGTCCGGGAGGCGCACGGCGCCGAGGCCGCAGCCGCGATCGCCCGTTCCATGGTGACGGGCCCGTTCCGTACGGGTGACCACGCGCAGTACCTGGACCGGCCCGTTCCGGCCGCTGACCGGACGGCAGAGGCGCTGGCCGCCGTACGGGCGCGTGCGCTGCGTTCGCTGCACGAGCCGCTGTCCGTGGCGACGATGGCCGGCTGGGCCGGGATGTCCCCGCGTTCCTTCGCCCGGCATTTCGCCGCCGCGACCGGCACCACCCCGCACCGGTGGCTGCTGGGCCACCGGCTGGACGCGGCCCGCAAGCTGCTGGAGCGCACCGACCATCCCGTACCGGAGGTGGCCCGCCGGGCCGGTTTCGCGAGTGAGGTCACCTTCCGCCAGCACTTCACCGCGTACGTCGGCCAGGGCCCCCGCGCGTACCGTGCGGCCTCCCGCGCACCGGCAGTCGCACCAAACACCCCGGACAGTGTTAGAAAGGGCTCATGA